Proteins found in one Neofelis nebulosa isolate mNeoNeb1 chromosome 3, mNeoNeb1.pri, whole genome shotgun sequence genomic segment:
- the LRRC66 gene encoding leucine-rich repeat-containing protein 66 isoform X1 gives MKNLHFRAITMLIGLYLTGTMANPSRKSSISFNSECQRKGYILTNCAFTGVHDTPVDRPQTAAAYKPHTSAHFFRALLQSPMKKGDCNIKHLDLSNNLFSKITLSPLAHFHALEILNLSNSSLCSVWLDLPSPKSPRQKRRRRSLRCGLAFLQLLILRRNKLRDIPKGLWKLKSLQSLDLSFNGISQIGLSDFRNCLRLENLNLKSNKIFRIHPGAFKDLKKLQQVVDLSNNVLATILPMMLIALEFPHLEVDLADNRWQCDHSVAAFQNFISESWRKTWNIICSQSVGNEEAYRWTPQRISRDTRLPLVTMNHMKSLIAGRAERPQEGPSEHFSTPGSKDPAGTHPSEKRSRLPRWVRSPVKEEASQDLTLAVCLAVFITFFVAFCLGAFARPFLDRLWQQRCGHKRPSSDNAYSNEGFCMDIEAAGNTQGLRTDLPLREKQTPAGPDAAALPDGILSGSRQSRGPCGDHSGPGSGKDDVLLSDSEACSTLRGQTNADHKEPTPAGQDHIYQKDVFGEINYATVAQEDSLSEHSVGVPAAAGRLLTVSGSIHSDSDEFNAPLSQGMTASLSKMQACTKAQRTAENEKRGDTEWLPSEFSEETQVSIYTNLLDTQQQRLTRASAEEGLPTCSSEVTLGDPGEMNPSPPVLPPGWGRDLRITPTNTEPEQKHAPCDPQCELDSNYDSDEGSLFTLSSSSDDERNVTEEEAHGEESHRASGPPEDKDSGVRKDNVTSLEDPEAYSSFQKILGECENQEDHFEKPLIFGPDSGLYETHLESASNTHTVEDALTLPGSPANSPLRDEIAGKVTYDYATALQSEAVEWQCSLRDLEFFSVDVLPQRPSCSPEAPSDSDKSDCHERDSDIYKYEPCIQGRNTAQNDTPLKVTTGENLRPSPQNLEGVNMNSHPIDTDANERLIRPLEDYDSRKVISQTRLLQSCGDEPALQCEREERDYTENSSRSQGLLLQEPPNETSSVGAQEPFGDRDWGTYSQNVSQSEKEHCNVSTQMQTQNNLLGVGSLCEDQLYYDRDQDI, from the exons ATGAAAAACCTGCATTTCAGAGCCATAACAATGCTAATAGGTCTTTATCTTACTGGAACAATGGCAAACCCATCAAGGAAAAGCAGTATTTCATTCAATTCTGAGTGCCAACGGAAGGGATATATTCTGACAAATTGTGCTTTTACTGGAGTGCATGATACACCTGTGGACAGACCACAGACAGCAGCCGCATACAAGCCACATACAAGTGCCCATTTCTTTAGGGCTCTCTTACAGTCCCCCATGAAAAAAGGAGACTGCAATATAAAACATCTGGACCTCAGTAACaatctcttttcaaaaataaccTTAAGCCCCCTTGCACACTTCCATGCTTTGGAAATACTAAACCTCAGCAACAGTTCCCTCTGCTCCGTCTGGTTGGATCTACCCAGTCCTAAGTCACCACGGCAGAAACGCCGCAGACGCAGCTTGAGATGTGGGCTTGCATTTCTACAGCTGTTAATTCTTCGAAGAAACAAACTCCGTGACATTCCCAAGG gacTGTGGAAACTGAAGTCATTACAGAGTTTGGACCTGTCGTTCAATGGGATATCACAGATAGGTTTGTCTGACTTTCGTAACTGCCTACGGCTGGAGAACCTCAACTTAAAGAGCAACAAAATATTCAGAATTCATCCAGGAGCCTTCAAGGACCTCAAGAAGTTACAG CAGGTTGTAGACCTCAGCAACAATGTTCTCGCCACCATCCTGCCAATGATGCTCATTGCTCTAGAATTTCCCCATCTGGAGGTGGACTTGGCTGATAATCGATGGCAGTGTGACCATAGTGTGGCAGCCTtccaaaatttcatttctgaatcCTGGAGGAAAACATGGAATATAATTTGCAGCCAGTCTGTAG GGAACGAGGAGGCCTACCGGTGGACTCCCCAAAGAATTTCCAGGGACACCCGCCTTCCTCTCGTTACTATGAATCATATGAAAAGCCTCATAGCAGGCAGAGCCGAGCGGCCCCAGGAGGGACCATCCGAGCACTTTTCCACCCCGGGGAGCAAGGACCCTGCCGGCACCCACCCCAGTGAGAAGCGGAGCCGGCTGCCGAGATGGGTCAGGAGCCCCGTAAAGGAGGAGGCTTCCCAGGACCTCACCCTGGCGGTGTGCCTGGCGGTGTTCATCACGTTCTTCGTGGCTTTCTGCCTGGGGGCTTTTGCCAGGCCTTTCCTGGACAGACTGTGGCAACAGAGGTGCGGACACAAAAGGCCCAGTTCGGATAACGCGTACTCCAACGAGGGCTTCTGTATGGACATCGAAGCTGCAGGCAACACCCAGGGCCTGAGGACAGACCTGCCCCTCCGTGAGAAGCAGACCCCTGCAGGCCCCGATGCTGCTGCCCTCCCCGACGGAATTCTTTCTGGCAGCCGGCAGAGCAGGGGACCGTGCGGGGACCACAGTGGCCCTGGGAGTGGAAAGGATGACGTACTTCTGAGTGACAGCGAGGCCTGCTCCACTCTCCGAGGACAGACAAATGCCGATCATAAGGAACCAACTCCTGCAGGACAGGATCACATCTACCAGAAAGATGTTTTTGGAGAAATAAATTATGCGACGGTGGCCCAGGAAGATTCTCTCAGCGAGCACTCAGTGGGTGTCCCTGCGGCAGCTGGCAGATTGCTAACTGTCTCTGGATCAATTCATAGTGATTCGGATGAATTCAACGCACCACTCTCACAAGGAATGACagcttctctctctaaaatgcaAGCATGTACGAAAGCACAGAGGACTGCTGAGAACGAGAAAAGAGGGGACACCGAATGGTTACCTTCGGAATTTTCGGAGGAAACGCAAGTGAGCATTTACACGAATCTGCTGGACACACAGCAGCAGAGGCTCACGAGGGCCAGTGCTGAGGAGGGGCTTCCCACCTGCTCCAGCGAGGTCACACTCGGTGACCCAGGAGAGATGAACCCATCCCCACCAGTCCTTCCTCCGGGATGGGGCCGTGACCTGCGTATCACGCCCACTAACACGGAACCAGAGCAGAAACATGCTCCTTGTGACCCTCAGTGCGAGCTGGACAGCAACTACGATTCTGATGAAGGGTCTTTATTTACCCTCAGTTCAAGTTCAGATGATGAAAGAAATGTGACCGAAGAAGAGGCACATGGTGAGGAGAGCCACAGGGCCAGCGGGCCCCCAGAGGACAAGGACTCAGGGGTGAGGAAGGACAATGTTACATCATTAGAGGATCCTGAGGCCTACAGCAGTTTCCAGAAGATTCTAGGGGAATGTGAGAATCAGGAGGATCATTTTGAAAAACCTCTCATTTTTGGTCCAGACTCTGGTTTATACGAGACTCATCTGGAAAGTGCCTCTAACACTCATACAGTTGAGGATGCATTGACCTTGCCTGGATCACCGGCCAATAGTCCCCTCAGGGACGAGATCGCAGGCAAGGTCACTTATGATTATGCCACAGCTCTCCAATCTGAGGCAGTAGAGTGGCAGTGCTCACTTAGAGACTTAGAATTTTTCAGTGTAGATGTCTTACCACAAAGACCATCATGTTCTCCTGAAGCTCCCTCAGATTCTGATAAGAGTGACTGTCATGAAAGAGACTCAGATATTTACAAATACGAACCTTGCATTCAGGGGAGAAACACAGCTCAAAATGATACTCCTCTCAAGGTCACTACAGGTGAAAACTTAAGACCCTCACCACAAAATCTTGAAGGGGTCAACATGAATTCCCACCCGATAGACACTGATGCAAATGAGCGGTTGATACGTCCTCTTGAGGACTATGATTCCAGGAAGGTTATAAGCCAAACTCGATTGTTACAGTCCTGTGGTGATGAGCCAGCTCTTCAgtgtgaaagagaagagagggattATACTGAAAACAGTTCCAGGAGCCAGGGGCTGTTGTTACAAGAGCCTCCAAATGAAACCAGTTCAGTAGGAGCACAGGAGCCCTTTGGTGATAGAGACTGGGGTACATATTCACAGAATGTGTCGCAGTCAGAAAAGGAGCACTGTAACGTCTCTACTCAAATGCAGACCCAGAACAACCTGTTGGGAGTTGGCTCTCTGTGTGAGGACCAGCTCTACTACGACAGAGACCAGGACATTTGA
- the LRRC66 gene encoding leucine-rich repeat-containing protein 66 isoform X2, with protein MKNLHFRAITMLIGLYLTGTMANPSRKSSISFNSECQRKGYILTNCAFTGVHDTPVDRPQTAAAYKPHTSAHFFRALLQSPMKKGDCNIKHLDLSNNLFSKITLSPLAHFHALEILNLSNSSLCSVWLDLPSPKSPRQKRRRRSLRCGLAFLQLLILRRNKLRDIPKGLWKLKSLQSLDLSFNGISQIGLSDFRNCLRLENLNLKSNKIFRIHPGAFKDLKKLQVVDLSNNVLATILPMMLIALEFPHLEVDLADNRWQCDHSVAAFQNFISESWRKTWNIICSQSVGNEEAYRWTPQRISRDTRLPLVTMNHMKSLIAGRAERPQEGPSEHFSTPGSKDPAGTHPSEKRSRLPRWVRSPVKEEASQDLTLAVCLAVFITFFVAFCLGAFARPFLDRLWQQRCGHKRPSSDNAYSNEGFCMDIEAAGNTQGLRTDLPLREKQTPAGPDAAALPDGILSGSRQSRGPCGDHSGPGSGKDDVLLSDSEACSTLRGQTNADHKEPTPAGQDHIYQKDVFGEINYATVAQEDSLSEHSVGVPAAAGRLLTVSGSIHSDSDEFNAPLSQGMTASLSKMQACTKAQRTAENEKRGDTEWLPSEFSEETQVSIYTNLLDTQQQRLTRASAEEGLPTCSSEVTLGDPGEMNPSPPVLPPGWGRDLRITPTNTEPEQKHAPCDPQCELDSNYDSDEGSLFTLSSSSDDERNVTEEEAHGEESHRASGPPEDKDSGVRKDNVTSLEDPEAYSSFQKILGECENQEDHFEKPLIFGPDSGLYETHLESASNTHTVEDALTLPGSPANSPLRDEIAGKVTYDYATALQSEAVEWQCSLRDLEFFSVDVLPQRPSCSPEAPSDSDKSDCHERDSDIYKYEPCIQGRNTAQNDTPLKVTTGENLRPSPQNLEGVNMNSHPIDTDANERLIRPLEDYDSRKVISQTRLLQSCGDEPALQCEREERDYTENSSRSQGLLLQEPPNETSSVGAQEPFGDRDWGTYSQNVSQSEKEHCNVSTQMQTQNNLLGVGSLCEDQLYYDRDQDI; from the exons ATGAAAAACCTGCATTTCAGAGCCATAACAATGCTAATAGGTCTTTATCTTACTGGAACAATGGCAAACCCATCAAGGAAAAGCAGTATTTCATTCAATTCTGAGTGCCAACGGAAGGGATATATTCTGACAAATTGTGCTTTTACTGGAGTGCATGATACACCTGTGGACAGACCACAGACAGCAGCCGCATACAAGCCACATACAAGTGCCCATTTCTTTAGGGCTCTCTTACAGTCCCCCATGAAAAAAGGAGACTGCAATATAAAACATCTGGACCTCAGTAACaatctcttttcaaaaataaccTTAAGCCCCCTTGCACACTTCCATGCTTTGGAAATACTAAACCTCAGCAACAGTTCCCTCTGCTCCGTCTGGTTGGATCTACCCAGTCCTAAGTCACCACGGCAGAAACGCCGCAGACGCAGCTTGAGATGTGGGCTTGCATTTCTACAGCTGTTAATTCTTCGAAGAAACAAACTCCGTGACATTCCCAAGG gacTGTGGAAACTGAAGTCATTACAGAGTTTGGACCTGTCGTTCAATGGGATATCACAGATAGGTTTGTCTGACTTTCGTAACTGCCTACGGCTGGAGAACCTCAACTTAAAGAGCAACAAAATATTCAGAATTCATCCAGGAGCCTTCAAGGACCTCAAGAAGTTACAG GTTGTAGACCTCAGCAACAATGTTCTCGCCACCATCCTGCCAATGATGCTCATTGCTCTAGAATTTCCCCATCTGGAGGTGGACTTGGCTGATAATCGATGGCAGTGTGACCATAGTGTGGCAGCCTtccaaaatttcatttctgaatcCTGGAGGAAAACATGGAATATAATTTGCAGCCAGTCTGTAG GGAACGAGGAGGCCTACCGGTGGACTCCCCAAAGAATTTCCAGGGACACCCGCCTTCCTCTCGTTACTATGAATCATATGAAAAGCCTCATAGCAGGCAGAGCCGAGCGGCCCCAGGAGGGACCATCCGAGCACTTTTCCACCCCGGGGAGCAAGGACCCTGCCGGCACCCACCCCAGTGAGAAGCGGAGCCGGCTGCCGAGATGGGTCAGGAGCCCCGTAAAGGAGGAGGCTTCCCAGGACCTCACCCTGGCGGTGTGCCTGGCGGTGTTCATCACGTTCTTCGTGGCTTTCTGCCTGGGGGCTTTTGCCAGGCCTTTCCTGGACAGACTGTGGCAACAGAGGTGCGGACACAAAAGGCCCAGTTCGGATAACGCGTACTCCAACGAGGGCTTCTGTATGGACATCGAAGCTGCAGGCAACACCCAGGGCCTGAGGACAGACCTGCCCCTCCGTGAGAAGCAGACCCCTGCAGGCCCCGATGCTGCTGCCCTCCCCGACGGAATTCTTTCTGGCAGCCGGCAGAGCAGGGGACCGTGCGGGGACCACAGTGGCCCTGGGAGTGGAAAGGATGACGTACTTCTGAGTGACAGCGAGGCCTGCTCCACTCTCCGAGGACAGACAAATGCCGATCATAAGGAACCAACTCCTGCAGGACAGGATCACATCTACCAGAAAGATGTTTTTGGAGAAATAAATTATGCGACGGTGGCCCAGGAAGATTCTCTCAGCGAGCACTCAGTGGGTGTCCCTGCGGCAGCTGGCAGATTGCTAACTGTCTCTGGATCAATTCATAGTGATTCGGATGAATTCAACGCACCACTCTCACAAGGAATGACagcttctctctctaaaatgcaAGCATGTACGAAAGCACAGAGGACTGCTGAGAACGAGAAAAGAGGGGACACCGAATGGTTACCTTCGGAATTTTCGGAGGAAACGCAAGTGAGCATTTACACGAATCTGCTGGACACACAGCAGCAGAGGCTCACGAGGGCCAGTGCTGAGGAGGGGCTTCCCACCTGCTCCAGCGAGGTCACACTCGGTGACCCAGGAGAGATGAACCCATCCCCACCAGTCCTTCCTCCGGGATGGGGCCGTGACCTGCGTATCACGCCCACTAACACGGAACCAGAGCAGAAACATGCTCCTTGTGACCCTCAGTGCGAGCTGGACAGCAACTACGATTCTGATGAAGGGTCTTTATTTACCCTCAGTTCAAGTTCAGATGATGAAAGAAATGTGACCGAAGAAGAGGCACATGGTGAGGAGAGCCACAGGGCCAGCGGGCCCCCAGAGGACAAGGACTCAGGGGTGAGGAAGGACAATGTTACATCATTAGAGGATCCTGAGGCCTACAGCAGTTTCCAGAAGATTCTAGGGGAATGTGAGAATCAGGAGGATCATTTTGAAAAACCTCTCATTTTTGGTCCAGACTCTGGTTTATACGAGACTCATCTGGAAAGTGCCTCTAACACTCATACAGTTGAGGATGCATTGACCTTGCCTGGATCACCGGCCAATAGTCCCCTCAGGGACGAGATCGCAGGCAAGGTCACTTATGATTATGCCACAGCTCTCCAATCTGAGGCAGTAGAGTGGCAGTGCTCACTTAGAGACTTAGAATTTTTCAGTGTAGATGTCTTACCACAAAGACCATCATGTTCTCCTGAAGCTCCCTCAGATTCTGATAAGAGTGACTGTCATGAAAGAGACTCAGATATTTACAAATACGAACCTTGCATTCAGGGGAGAAACACAGCTCAAAATGATACTCCTCTCAAGGTCACTACAGGTGAAAACTTAAGACCCTCACCACAAAATCTTGAAGGGGTCAACATGAATTCCCACCCGATAGACACTGATGCAAATGAGCGGTTGATACGTCCTCTTGAGGACTATGATTCCAGGAAGGTTATAAGCCAAACTCGATTGTTACAGTCCTGTGGTGATGAGCCAGCTCTTCAgtgtgaaagagaagagagggattATACTGAAAACAGTTCCAGGAGCCAGGGGCTGTTGTTACAAGAGCCTCCAAATGAAACCAGTTCAGTAGGAGCACAGGAGCCCTTTGGTGATAGAGACTGGGGTACATATTCACAGAATGTGTCGCAGTCAGAAAAGGAGCACTGTAACGTCTCTACTCAAATGCAGACCCAGAACAACCTGTTGGGAGTTGGCTCTCTGTGTGAGGACCAGCTCTACTACGACAGAGACCAGGACATTTGA